Proteins encoded in a region of the Pseudothermotoga elfii DSM 9442 = NBRC 107921 genome:
- a CDS encoding ABC transporter substrate-binding protein yields MKKFLALMLLVVAAFAFAQTVNWAFLQEPISLNIWDYLGPNATVWTGYVLSPRYPGLYSYSDVRFDWVPSLAADLPEIVQEGDLWVYTVKLRTDAVWSDGTQFTADDVVWTLNTVRKLITDYGLGGNWASYIDKDYFVKAEKVDDFTVKAYFTQPSLAKANFGALMVPILQKKYWEPKIEEAFKTGNPLQTIYNYDTSDEPILGAFAFKRWEKGAFIEIEARDDYYDKGSVLTLYKNGAVKIENPNTGFVWTGYGEAAGEKELELVTGPYVENIVYRMYLNRSAAITALINGDVSFIFNSLGLQKGEEDQLAKIANVKIIKNSVNGFRYMCFNMRRFPMNIKEFRQAIAALVDREFLTSRVLGGQAFPQYGVVPSGNTFWYNPNVEKLSPGYGLSSGDRRKLAIDLLKKAGFRWVVEPKIEGNNVVRQGRGLIGPDGQRIEQIELLAPGAGYDPMRATMALYIERWANEIGIPIKANLVDFNLIVQRVFDEPFNFDIYMLGWSLGYYPDHVADFFHSRRSGVGDFNAAGYNNPEFDKLADEFLAASDINKARELSFKLQEILAEDLPYLVLFDTPVTEAYRSDQVVFPYEKTLSGLQYVYGTPTLVKAAE; encoded by the coding sequence ATGAAGAAATTCCTTGCTTTGATGCTACTTGTTGTCGCGGCTTTCGCTTTCGCACAAACTGTTAACTGGGCGTTTTTGCAGGAGCCCATATCTTTGAACATATGGGATTATCTTGGACCGAACGCAACTGTCTGGACAGGGTATGTGCTGTCACCAAGATATCCTGGTCTTTACTCCTATTCTGATGTCAGATTTGACTGGGTACCGAGTCTCGCAGCAGACCTGCCAGAAATTGTCCAAGAGGGAGATTTGTGGGTTTATACTGTAAAACTTAGAACAGATGCTGTGTGGTCTGATGGAACTCAGTTTACCGCAGATGATGTGGTCTGGACTTTGAACACAGTGAGAAAGCTGATAACTGATTACGGTCTAGGTGGAAACTGGGCGAGTTATATTGACAAGGATTATTTCGTGAAGGCAGAAAAAGTTGATGATTTCACAGTTAAAGCTTATTTCACTCAGCCAAGCCTTGCAAAAGCAAACTTTGGTGCGCTGATGGTACCAATTCTGCAGAAAAAGTATTGGGAACCGAAGATCGAAGAGGCTTTCAAAACTGGAAATCCTCTTCAGACAATTTACAACTACGACACATCTGATGAGCCAATCCTTGGTGCATTTGCTTTCAAGAGATGGGAAAAAGGAGCATTTATAGAAATTGAGGCAAGAGATGACTACTATGATAAAGGAAGTGTTCTAACCCTCTACAAAAATGGAGCAGTGAAAATTGAGAATCCAAATACAGGTTTTGTATGGACGGGTTATGGAGAGGCTGCTGGCGAGAAAGAACTTGAGCTCGTGACTGGTCCATATGTTGAGAATATCGTTTACAGAATGTATCTAAACAGGTCGGCAGCTATTACGGCTTTAATAAACGGAGATGTAAGCTTCATATTCAATTCGCTCGGTTTGCAAAAAGGTGAAGAAGATCAGCTTGCAAAGATAGCAAATGTAAAGATCATAAAGAATAGTGTCAATGGATTCAGGTATATGTGCTTCAACATGAGAAGATTTCCAATGAACATAAAAGAATTCAGACAGGCAATAGCTGCTCTGGTAGATCGTGAATTCCTCACTTCGAGAGTTCTTGGTGGACAGGCATTTCCACAGTATGGCGTTGTTCCTTCTGGAAATACCTTCTGGTACAATCCGAATGTTGAAAAACTGTCTCCAGGATATGGTCTGAGCTCCGGCGATAGAAGGAAACTCGCGATTGATCTGTTGAAAAAAGCAGGTTTCAGATGGGTAGTTGAACCAAAGATAGAAGGTAACAATGTTGTCAGACAGGGTAGAGGCTTGATTGGACCAGACGGGCAGAGAATTGAGCAGATTGAACTTCTTGCCCCGGGTGCTGGTTATGATCCTATGAGAGCCACTATGGCACTTTACATTGAAAGATGGGCAAATGAGATTGGTATTCCAATTAAGGCTAATTTGGTTGATTTCAACCTGATTGTTCAGAGAGTTTTTGACGAACCATTTAATTTTGATATTTACATGCTTGGTTGGAGTCTTGGCTACTATCCAGATCATGTTGCAGATTTCTTCCACAGCAGACGCTCTGGTGTGGGAGATTTCAATGCTGCGGGTTACAACAATCCAGAATTTGACAAACTTGCTGATGAATTCCTTGCGGCTTCTGATATAAACAAGGCAAGAGAACTTTCCTTCAAACTTCAAGAAATCCTGGCAGAAGACCTTCCATATCTTGTTCTGTTTGATACGCCAGTAACAGAGGCTTACAGGTCAGATCAAGTTGTTTTCCCATATGAGAAGACACTTTCTGGTTTGCAGTATGTATACGGCACACCTACTTTGGTCAAAGCTGCTGAGTGA
- a CDS encoding aminotransferase class I/II-fold pyridoxal phosphate-dependent enzyme → MPLSRITGVLRDELERLSMEGRAKGKEFVIVDVKKPQGKKGPRFLLKGYGDREFIRMNSNSYLGMSLKDEIIKIEEEAARKYGVGPGAVRFISGTYFPHRELEKKLAQFHSREDAMIYSAAYVTVIGVISSLVTDETIIISDELNHNCIINAIKLSRPKDKFVYKHLDMEDLEEKIRNSTGRARRLIIVTDGVFSMRGDYAPLHRIAEIVNHYDSNFEENIITIVDDSHGVGAFGSTGRGTEEMTGAMADILIGTLGKAFGVNGGYVVSNETLTTYLREKAITYIYSNPITPAEAACALRVLEILDSEEGEMRLKHLRELAERFRKGLSEAGYETIASEHPIVPLLVRDTRRTLDIVKYLLDNGILATGLNYPVVPKGDETIRFQINADHTDYDIDYVLEILRKYRKYRWS, encoded by the coding sequence ATGCCTTTATCAAGGATCACAGGTGTCCTGAGAGATGAACTTGAGCGGCTCTCGATGGAAGGGAGAGCGAAGGGCAAAGAATTCGTAATTGTTGATGTGAAAAAACCACAGGGTAAAAAAGGACCAAGATTTTTACTGAAAGGTTATGGTGATAGAGAATTTATAAGAATGAATTCCAATTCTTATCTTGGGATGTCTCTGAAAGATGAAATCATCAAAATTGAGGAAGAAGCTGCAAGAAAATATGGTGTTGGCCCCGGAGCCGTTAGATTCATCAGTGGAACTTATTTTCCACACAGGGAACTTGAAAAAAAACTCGCACAATTTCATTCAAGAGAAGATGCAATGATATACAGCGCAGCTTATGTAACTGTTATAGGCGTGATTTCTTCACTTGTAACAGATGAAACAATTATTATCAGTGATGAACTCAACCATAACTGCATTATCAACGCAATAAAACTTTCCAGACCGAAAGACAAATTTGTTTATAAGCATTTGGATATGGAAGATCTCGAAGAAAAGATTAGAAATAGTACTGGCAGAGCCAGGAGATTGATTATTGTAACAGATGGTGTGTTCAGCATGAGGGGAGACTATGCTCCACTGCATCGGATAGCGGAGATTGTCAACCACTATGATAGCAATTTTGAGGAAAATATAATAACAATTGTTGACGATTCTCATGGTGTTGGAGCTTTCGGTTCAACAGGTCGTGGTACCGAAGAGATGACGGGTGCGATGGCAGACATCCTGATAGGAACTCTTGGAAAAGCTTTTGGGGTTAATGGCGGCTATGTAGTTTCAAATGAAACTCTAACCACCTATCTCAGAGAAAAGGCGATTACCTATATTTATTCCAATCCTATAACACCTGCTGAAGCAGCGTGTGCGCTTAGAGTGTTGGAAATTCTGGATAGCGAAGAAGGTGAGATGAGGTTGAAACATTTAAGGGAGCTTGCGGAGAGATTCAGAAAAGGCTTATCTGAAGCAGGATATGAGACTATTGCCAGTGAGCATCCGATAGTTCCCTTGCTTGTTAGAGACACCAGAAGAACATTGGATATTGTGAAATATCTACTTGATAACGGCATTTTAGCTACTGGTCTGAATTATCCTGTAGTACCGAAAGGGGATGAAACTATAAGATTTCAGATAAATGCAGACCACACTGATTACGATATCGATTATGTATTGGAAATTTTGAGAAAGTACAGAAAATATAGATGGTCGTGA
- a CDS encoding ABC transporter permease, with protein MVRFLSERIVQIVILLFIYVTIVFWLMEALPGSFLDKYLMNPKITPEIRENLKRQFGFDKPVFTRYLYYMKNFLVLDLGVSFSYFPRKVTTLIMERLPRTVFLFVTATLVSYALGYNLGKKAAWSRGKIADKVTTFTGIIFWTIFLPLLAIFNIWLFGVILGILPLNQFIEPNLWRDVPFSAQDVFLKLMLNAFIFLVVFLIAAIISQRLKTIPAKKTLLYTSLAGAVLISILIWISSGKGTYAWDIIKHMVLPVITLTLYTFAGSMLVMRDTMLDVIREDYITTAKAKGLPDKVVRDKHAARNALLPLVTNFVISLGFTIGGGIITETMFSWPGLGRLYLEALNQQDSPLLIGCLVFTGVFVLVAHLVADILYAFLDPRIRY; from the coding sequence GTGGTCAGATTTCTTAGCGAGAGAATAGTGCAGATAGTTATACTCCTGTTTATTTATGTAACAATTGTTTTCTGGTTAATGGAGGCTCTACCTGGTAGTTTCCTCGATAAATATTTGATGAATCCGAAGATCACTCCTGAAATAAGAGAAAACCTCAAAAGACAGTTTGGTTTTGATAAGCCTGTTTTTACAAGATATCTGTATTACATGAAAAATTTCCTGGTACTGGATCTTGGAGTTTCTTTTTCCTACTTTCCCAGAAAAGTCACCACACTTATAATGGAAAGATTGCCAAGAACTGTTTTCCTTTTTGTGACAGCAACACTGGTCTCTTACGCACTTGGATATAATCTGGGAAAAAAGGCAGCGTGGAGCAGAGGCAAGATTGCTGACAAGGTAACGACCTTTACTGGAATTATCTTTTGGACAATATTTCTTCCCCTTCTGGCTATATTCAATATATGGCTCTTTGGGGTTATCCTGGGAATACTGCCTTTGAATCAGTTTATTGAACCGAATTTATGGAGAGATGTCCCGTTTTCAGCACAGGATGTTTTCTTAAAATTAATGTTGAATGCATTTATTTTCCTGGTTGTATTTTTAATTGCGGCGATAATTTCTCAAAGACTCAAGACGATACCCGCCAAGAAAACTTTACTCTATACATCCTTAGCAGGCGCTGTTCTGATTTCAATTTTGATATGGATTTCCTCAGGCAAGGGTACTTATGCCTGGGATATTATAAAGCATATGGTTTTGCCAGTTATTACTTTGACTCTTTACACATTTGCCGGTAGTATGCTTGTCATGCGTGATACCATGCTTGATGTTATAAGAGAGGACTATATAACTACAGCAAAAGCGAAGGGGCTGCCAGATAAGGTAGTGAGAGATAAACACGCAGCGAGGAACGCACTTTTGCCGCTTGTAACTAACTTTGTGATAAGTCTTGGGTTCACCATAGGCGGAGGAATAATCACAGAAACGATGTTCTCGTGGCCTGGATTAGGAAGGCTTTACCTTGAAGCACTTAACCAGCAGGACAGTCCACTGCTGATTGGTTGTCTTGTCTTTACGGGCGTTTTTGTTTTGGTTGCGCATCTTGTGGCCGACATATTGTATGCCTTCTTAGATCCGAGAATCAGGTACTGA
- the tdh gene encoding L-threonine 3-dehydrogenase: MKAITKTHMAAGLKMKDIPEPSNLKPTEVLVKVRKVSICGSDVHIYKWDDWAQKHIKPPMTVGHEFAGIVEAVGEAVTMVKVGDYVAAETHIPCQHCYQCKTNRMHICKDMKILGVDIDGAFAEYVRVPEIVLWKVSKEIPEEFASVMEPFGNAVHTALVEDLTGKTVLITGVGPIGAMAIQVAKASGASLVIASEIKPFRKNLAKINGADVVIDPREENLTQKVMKLTGGDGVDILLEMSGSSTALEQGLQSLTRGGSASILGVFSTRIQIPIDELITFKGIKLFGITGRKMFETWRIADQLLKSKKIDLSKVVTHMISFKDWEKGFELMLNGECGKVVMSVE; this comes from the coding sequence ATGAAAGCCATAACAAAAACACACATGGCGGCAGGATTGAAAATGAAAGATATTCCAGAACCTTCGAACTTGAAACCAACAGAAGTTCTGGTAAAGGTTAGAAAAGTTTCAATATGCGGCTCTGACGTACATATTTATAAATGGGACGACTGGGCACAGAAACATATTAAACCACCAATGACAGTGGGGCATGAATTTGCTGGAATAGTTGAAGCTGTCGGAGAAGCTGTAACAATGGTAAAAGTAGGAGATTATGTTGCGGCAGAAACACATATACCATGTCAGCACTGTTATCAATGCAAAACTAACCGTATGCATATATGCAAAGATATGAAGATTCTCGGCGTGGATATAGATGGTGCTTTCGCAGAATATGTCAGGGTACCAGAGATTGTCCTGTGGAAAGTTTCGAAAGAGATACCAGAAGAATTTGCATCTGTTATGGAACCATTTGGAAATGCTGTACATACAGCACTTGTTGAAGATTTGACAGGTAAAACAGTTCTTATAACCGGTGTTGGTCCAATAGGAGCTATGGCAATCCAGGTTGCAAAAGCTTCTGGTGCTTCACTGGTGATAGCTTCAGAAATAAAACCCTTCAGAAAGAACCTTGCAAAAATAAACGGCGCAGATGTCGTAATAGATCCAAGAGAAGAGAATCTGACTCAAAAAGTGATGAAATTGACAGGTGGAGATGGCGTAGACATTTTGCTTGAAATGTCTGGCAGCAGCACAGCACTTGAACAGGGATTACAGAGCCTCACCAGAGGTGGCAGTGCCTCTATACTCGGTGTTTTCAGTACCAGAATTCAGATTCCCATAGATGAACTCATAACTTTCAAAGGTATAAAGCTTTTTGGAATAACTGGCAGAAAAATGTTCGAAACATGGAGAATAGCTGACCAGTTATTGAAAAGCAAAAAGATAGACCTTTCGAAAGTAGTTACACACATGATTTCTTTTAAAGACTGGGAAAAAGGTTTTGAATTAATGTTGAATGGTGAATGTGGAAAAGTGGTTATGAGTGTAGAATGA
- a CDS encoding ABC transporter permease, whose protein sequence is MMVEAVIKEPLWKIRFKLWLRSFKTNWELFKERKLAVFGLGVIIFFAIFGLIYPLYPVVMKNIFWKDDPYGYQTFLPYDPIVGFDPEVISHPSPPSLRHPLGTDPLGRDILSMVMYSTPREFVLGITAALITVVIGTIIGASSAYYGGVIDTFFMRLADIVMLFPSLALLMVLSAFIDLTLFRLAVIIGLLSGFGSITLVLKAQALTVKVRPFIEAAKSAGASDAYIIFKHIIPNILPLSFLYMMLNVTGAIFTEATLSFLGLANIRMSWGVIIQMAESSGYLMGASIGTFWWLWVPAGACITLLCSAFYFLGRGLEEIVNPRLRKR, encoded by the coding sequence ATGATGGTTGAAGCAGTGATAAAGGAACCATTGTGGAAGATACGTTTCAAGTTGTGGTTGAGATCGTTCAAAACCAACTGGGAACTGTTTAAAGAAAGGAAACTTGCAGTTTTTGGGCTTGGTGTGATAATCTTTTTTGCGATTTTTGGTTTGATCTATCCTCTTTATCCAGTTGTGATGAAAAATATTTTCTGGAAAGATGACCCATATGGTTATCAGACTTTCCTACCTTACGACCCGATTGTCGGGTTCGACCCAGAAGTAATCAGTCATCCGTCACCACCATCTTTAAGACACCCACTTGGTACGGATCCACTTGGTAGAGATATATTGTCGATGGTTATGTACAGTACCCCACGTGAGTTTGTTCTTGGTATAACAGCAGCACTGATAACGGTTGTTATAGGTACGATAATCGGAGCAAGTTCTGCTTATTATGGCGGGGTTATAGATACTTTCTTTATGAGGCTTGCTGACATTGTAATGCTTTTTCCAAGTTTGGCTTTATTGATGGTTTTGAGTGCCTTTATCGATTTAACACTTTTCAGACTGGCTGTTATTATAGGCCTGCTATCTGGATTTGGCTCGATAACACTGGTTCTCAAGGCTCAGGCACTTACGGTCAAAGTCAGACCGTTCATAGAGGCCGCGAAATCTGCCGGCGCAAGCGATGCTTATATAATTTTCAAGCACATTATCCCCAATATTCTTCCGCTGTCATTTCTGTATATGATGTTGAATGTCACGGGGGCCATTTTTACAGAAGCTACTCTGTCATTTTTAGGGCTTGCCAATATAAGAATGAGCTGGGGAGTAATAATTCAAATGGCTGAATCGTCAGGTTATCTGATGGGTGCAAGCATAGGAACTTTCTGGTGGCTATGGGTCCCGGCCGGCGCCTGTATAACTTTGCTTTGTTCAGCTTTTTATTTCCTTGGTAGAGGTTTGGAAGAAATAGTTAACCCAAGACTCAGAAAGAGGTGA